In Zingiber officinale cultivar Zhangliang chromosome 9B, Zo_v1.1, whole genome shotgun sequence, the genomic window GCGATGGCTCGAGCTCGATTCGGTTTATTTCCGCGTGGGCCGCCGCATGCGCAGGAGCCGGAGTGGTGGTGCCTCCGGTGATCGACAGAACTGTGATTACCGACCCCAACGATATCTACTCGGTGTTTTACAACGGGTTTATGAAGGGGCAATCGATCCGGTCTATGGGGCACCAGAAAGCGCCGCCGGACGCCGTCCTTCAATCCTTCACCATCGGTAAAAATCACATTCAGAAATTGAAAGAGTTGGTGACGCAAAGCGGCGATCTTTCTTTTCGCTGCTCCACCGTGGTCGTGGCCTTCGCCTACGTGTGGGTTTGCCACGTCAAAGCACGGCTGACGGAAATAAGTAACAAGCGCATCTTCATGGCATTCGCGGCCGACTGCAGGTCAAGGCTGAAGCCGCCGATCCCGGCGGTGTTCTTCGGGAACTGCATCGGCGTTTGCGTCGCGGAGGGGAAGGCCTGGGTTCTCACGAACGAAAACGGAGTGGTGGCGGCTGCGAGGTTAATCGGGGAAGCGATCGAGGTGTTCAAAGATAATCCTTTAAAGGTCGCCAAAGAGTTGCCGGAACTCTTCAAGACTCTGAGTGAAGCGGACTCGTTAAGCGTCGCCGGATCGCCGATGTTCAAGGTGTACGATGTGAATTTCGGATGGGGGAAGCCGAAGAAGGTGGAGATAACGTCGATCGTAAAGACCGGTGCCATTTCTGTGGCGGAGAGCGGGCAGGAGGAAGGCGGCGTGGAGATCGGGCTGGTGAGGCCCAAAGCGGAGATGCGGCTATTCGAGAAGCACTTCTACGACGGGCTCAAAATGTTTGAGTGATGTTCTCCCATGGTTTTATAGCAGATGTTCGGCTGTTGATGGTGAAGACCCATGGTTTTATAACTGTTGTTCGGTTGTTGATGCCTAAGACCCTTGATTTTATAATTGTCGTTCGACTATTGATGACGAAGACCCTTGATTTTATAGCCACCGTTTGGTTGTTAATGGTGAAGACCCTTGGTTTTATAGCCATCGTTCGGTTGTTGATGGTGAAGACCC contains:
- the LOC122025110 gene encoding phenolic glucoside malonyltransferase 1-like, yielding MLILAFGSGVTCQAQAARLAFTTTQVTMPSTSSPELRIIGRYQVSPPPGTVDDSALSLAYFDLMWLHAGSVERIFFYPLAVSVSHFIDSVVPTLKSSLSAALRHFYPLAGKIRSSAAGSDGYEIHYADGDSVPFTVAEYSGDFDEFSGDYPRPVNDLLPLLPELPPSSTDGDGLRVLALQATLFPECGVAVGVTVHHAACDGSSSIRFISAWAAACAGAGVVVPPVIDRTVITDPNDIYSVFYNGFMKGQSIRSMGHQKAPPDAVLQSFTIGKNHIQKLKELVTQSGDLSFRCSTVVVAFAYVWVCHVKARLTEISNKRIFMAFAADCRSRLKPPIPAVFFGNCIGVCVAEGKAWVLTNENGVVAAARLIGEAIEVFKDNPLKVAKELPELFKTLSEADSLSVAGSPMFKVYDVNFGWGKPKKVEITSIVKTGAISVAESGQEEGGVEIGLVRPKAEMRLFEKHFYDGLKMFE